From a region of the Actinopolymorpha singaporensis genome:
- a CDS encoding carbohydrate ABC transporter permease has translation MVTSSRSTRATRATRATGTTGTTGTVAGLAADAALLLYFAFSLAPVVFIVALSLKSNADQTSTYLRFAPTLANYRTVLGLGAADSPYLRFFVASLVCAVGAVLVSLVIGVPAAYAAARYRFRGSESLLFTLLSFRFAPELVVIIPLGVLYQQLGLYDSYVGMIWVLQLVTMPLVVWILRSFFTDLPPELEQAALLDGYSRRQAFVRIVLPLVRPGVAAVCLLAFIFAWNNFIFPFTLTSSHAQTVTVSSLAFLGGNQVRFNLVAAGAVMAVLPPLVLALFIQRYLVRGLSFGAVKS, from the coding sequence ATGGTGACTTCGAGCCGCTCCACCAGAGCCACCAGAGCCACCAGAGCCACCGGAACGACCGGAACCACCGGAACCGTTGCCGGGCTTGCCGCCGATGCCGCACTCCTGCTCTACTTCGCGTTCTCCCTCGCTCCGGTCGTGTTCATCGTGGCCCTGAGCCTGAAGTCGAACGCCGACCAGACCTCGACGTACCTACGGTTCGCACCCACGCTCGCCAACTACCGCACGGTGCTCGGTCTCGGCGCCGCCGACTCGCCGTACCTGCGGTTCTTCGTCGCCAGCCTGGTGTGCGCGGTCGGTGCCGTCCTGGTCTCCCTGGTGATCGGGGTCCCGGCGGCGTACGCGGCGGCGCGCTACCGCTTCCGGGGCAGCGAGAGCCTGCTCTTCACCCTGCTGTCGTTCCGGTTCGCCCCGGAGCTGGTGGTGATCATTCCGCTGGGCGTGCTCTACCAGCAGCTCGGCCTGTACGACAGCTACGTCGGGATGATCTGGGTGCTGCAGCTGGTGACGATGCCGCTCGTGGTGTGGATCCTGCGGTCGTTCTTCACCGACCTGCCACCGGAGCTGGAACAGGCCGCGCTGCTGGACGGCTACTCGCGCCGGCAGGCGTTCGTACGGATCGTGCTCCCGCTGGTGCGCCCCGGCGTGGCGGCGGTCTGCCTGCTGGCGTTCATCTTCGCCTGGAACAACTTCATCTTCCCGTTCACGTTGACCTCCAGCCACGCGCAGACGGTCACGGTGAGCTCGCTGGCGTTCCTCGGCGGCAACCAGGTGCGCTTCAATCTGGTCGCCGCCGGTGCGGTGATGGCGGTGCTGCCGCCGCTGGTGCTCGCGTTGTTCATCCAGCGCTACCTCGTGCGTGGCCTGTCGTTCGGTGCGGTGAAGAGCTGA
- a CDS encoding carbohydrate ABC transporter permease, which translates to MGATGAGAVTAATVTPRWRRRLRPYLLATPAVLLCAGILYPFFVGVAYTVYNFSDANREPSFVGLNNFADILGSDTLWHSARVTVAFAVAATTVETVLGVGVALLLHRSSLLGRLLERLLIVPLMVAPIIAAIMWKLILLPEVGWVRPILAAVGVHGYRGTDGAGAAFFWSVVVDAWLYTPFVAILALAGLRSLPRSPFEAAAVDGANWWLTFRRLTLPMLWPYVLVAVIFRFMDCLKVFDIIYGLTAGGPGDATTTLQINAYLEAITYARYSRGMTFMLILWVVVYAISFVLVRYLSRVQNRAAGVSIGTPASAPTGASPSTAARAEVG; encoded by the coding sequence ATGGGCGCGACCGGGGCGGGAGCCGTCACCGCCGCGACGGTGACGCCGAGGTGGCGGCGCCGGCTGCGGCCCTACCTCCTCGCCACCCCCGCGGTGCTGCTGTGTGCCGGGATCCTGTATCCGTTCTTCGTCGGTGTCGCGTACACGGTGTACAACTTCTCCGACGCCAACCGCGAACCCAGCTTCGTGGGACTGAACAACTTCGCCGACATCCTCGGCAGCGACACGTTGTGGCACTCGGCTCGCGTGACGGTCGCGTTCGCGGTCGCGGCCACGACCGTGGAGACGGTGCTCGGCGTGGGAGTGGCGCTGCTGCTGCACCGCTCCAGCCTGCTGGGCCGGTTGCTGGAACGCCTGCTCATCGTGCCGTTGATGGTGGCGCCGATCATCGCCGCCATCATGTGGAAACTGATCCTGCTCCCGGAGGTGGGCTGGGTCCGGCCGATCCTGGCGGCGGTGGGGGTGCACGGCTACCGCGGCACCGACGGAGCGGGCGCGGCCTTCTTCTGGTCGGTGGTCGTGGACGCCTGGCTGTACACGCCGTTCGTGGCGATCCTCGCGCTCGCGGGGCTGCGCTCGCTGCCGAGATCGCCGTTCGAGGCGGCGGCGGTGGACGGTGCCAACTGGTGGTTGACATTTCGCCGGCTCACCCTGCCGATGCTGTGGCCGTACGTCCTCGTCGCTGTCATCTTCCGGTTCATGGACTGCCTGAAGGTCTTCGACATCATCTACGGGCTCACTGCCGGCGGTCCCGGTGACGCGACCACGACGCTGCAGATCAACGCGTATCTCGAGGCGATCACCTACGCCCGCTACAGCCGGGGCATGACGTTCATGCTGATCCTCTGGGTGGTGGTGTACGCGATCTCGTTCGTCCTCGTTCGCTACCTGAGCCGGGTCCAGAACCGCGCCGCAGGGGTGTCGATCGGGACGCCGGCGAGTGCGCCGACAGGAGCATCGCCGAGTACGGCGGCACGGGCGGAGGTGGGGTGA
- a CDS encoding extracellular solute-binding protein produces the protein MTEPTGPKRWGRREVLRLAGAGVGAGLLGSAGLTGCGFGSLSNNGGEDSAAKKVSGGFDWKKHKGTTLRLLMNKHPYTDALKAHRGEFQDKTGIKLAIDEFPESNYFDKVTLELKSRQGNYDAFMLGAYMVWQYGPPGYLEDLGPWMHNSSATHAEFEPDDFFPNLIKAGQWNFVNGAPLGGKQQWMLPWGFETNTVCYRSDVFAKLGLKPAESFDDLTELARTLKAKAPGAGFDGMYGIAVRGSREWATIHPGFMTMYSREGLKDFKVEGKKLVPTMNSPEAVDFTSRWAKMVRDAGPSGWTSYTWYQASSDLGAGKAAMLFDADTASYFQNVDTPAAGKLAWHPGPKGKDGSLATNMWIWSLAMNSSSKKKPAAWWFLQWATSKEHLLWAGTKQQHIDAVRRSVADNSAYKDRLKAVPGFLDTFQTVIDQTKIQFTPQRNFFDATTSWAAALQEIYGGADAKATLDKLAKDLEPRVNG, from the coding sequence ATGACCGAGCCGACCGGCCCGAAGCGTTGGGGTCGCCGTGAAGTCCTCCGGCTCGCGGGAGCGGGCGTCGGCGCCGGGCTGCTCGGGTCGGCGGGCCTGACCGGGTGTGGCTTCGGCTCACTGTCGAACAACGGCGGTGAGGACTCGGCGGCGAAGAAGGTCTCCGGCGGCTTCGACTGGAAGAAGCACAAGGGGACCACCCTGCGGCTGCTGATGAACAAGCATCCCTACACCGACGCGCTGAAGGCGCACCGCGGGGAGTTCCAGGACAAGACCGGCATCAAGCTCGCCATCGACGAGTTCCCCGAGTCCAACTACTTCGACAAGGTGACCCTGGAACTCAAGTCCAGGCAGGGGAACTACGACGCGTTCATGCTGGGCGCCTACATGGTCTGGCAGTACGGCCCGCCCGGCTACCTCGAGGACCTCGGCCCCTGGATGCACAACTCCTCGGCCACCCACGCGGAGTTCGAGCCCGACGACTTCTTCCCCAACCTGATCAAGGCCGGGCAGTGGAACTTCGTCAACGGCGCGCCGCTCGGTGGGAAGCAGCAGTGGATGCTGCCCTGGGGGTTCGAGACCAACACCGTGTGCTACCGCAGCGACGTCTTCGCCAAGCTCGGCCTCAAGCCCGCGGAGAGTTTCGACGACCTCACCGAACTCGCCCGGACGCTGAAGGCGAAGGCGCCCGGAGCGGGGTTCGACGGGATGTACGGCATCGCCGTGCGAGGCTCGCGGGAGTGGGCGACGATCCACCCCGGCTTCATGACGATGTACTCCCGTGAGGGCCTGAAGGACTTCAAGGTCGAGGGCAAGAAGCTCGTCCCCACCATGAACTCTCCCGAGGCAGTGGACTTCACCAGCAGGTGGGCGAAGATGGTGCGGGACGCCGGACCGTCGGGATGGACGTCGTACACGTGGTACCAGGCGTCCAGCGACCTCGGTGCCGGCAAGGCGGCGATGCTGTTCGACGCCGACACCGCGTCGTACTTCCAGAACGTCGACACACCGGCCGCGGGCAAGCTGGCCTGGCACCCGGGCCCGAAGGGCAAGGACGGTTCGCTGGCCACCAACATGTGGATCTGGTCGCTGGCCATGAACTCCTCGTCGAAGAAGAAGCCGGCCGCCTGGTGGTTCCTGCAGTGGGCCACATCCAAGGAACACCTGCTGTGGGCGGGCACGAAGCAACAGCACATTGACGCGGTACGCCGGTCCGTGGCCGACAACTCGGCGTACAAGGATCGGCTGAAGGCGGTGCCGGGCTTCCTGGACACGTTCCAGACCGTCATCGACCAGACGAAGATCCAGTTCACCCCGCAGCGGAACTTCTTCGACGCCACCACCTCGTGGGCCGCCGCCCTGCAGGAGATCTACGGCGGAGCCGACGCGAAGGCGACCCTGGACAAACTGGCGAAGGATCTCGAGCCCCGGGTCAACGGCTGA
- a CDS encoding histidine phosphatase family protein, which yields MTQDRPPAPRSGPITVFFVRHGETPMHAENRYVGRTDAPLTERGQAQAADLGEWASAARLTAVASSTLRRARETAEPAARKAGLTPLLDERLVELDFGAAEGLSAAEMRERFPRERAAFEADPYDNPLPDGEAPAAALARGRAALDELADGSHGDRVLVVAHGTLLRIVACDLLGIPPRTYRTVLPVIRNASGAVLRRDRAGHWGLVAWNPPLAAGTDTW from the coding sequence GTGACCCAAGATCGCCCCCCGGCTCCCCGTTCCGGTCCGATCACGGTGTTCTTCGTGCGCCACGGTGAGACGCCCATGCACGCGGAGAACCGCTACGTCGGCCGGACCGACGCGCCACTGACCGAGCGTGGCCAGGCCCAGGCGGCCGATCTGGGGGAGTGGGCGTCCGCGGCGCGACTAACGGCCGTGGCGTCCTCCACGCTGCGCCGGGCAAGGGAAACCGCCGAGCCGGCCGCCCGCAAGGCGGGGTTGACACCGCTCCTGGACGAGCGGCTGGTCGAGCTCGACTTCGGCGCCGCCGAAGGGCTTTCCGCTGCCGAGATGCGGGAACGGTTTCCGCGTGAGCGTGCGGCGTTCGAGGCTGACCCGTACGACAATCCCCTGCCGGACGGGGAAGCTCCGGCGGCGGCGCTCGCCCGCGGCCGGGCCGCACTGGACGAACTCGCCGACGGTTCTCACGGCGACCGTGTGCTCGTCGTCGCACACGGCACATTGCTGCGCATCGTCGCCTGCGACCTGCTCGGTATCCCTCCTCGTACCTACCGCACAGTGCTGCCGGTCATCCGCAACGCCAGCGGCGCCGTACTCCGTCGCGACCGGGCAGGACACTGGGGCCTGGTCGCCTGGAACCCGCCCCTGGCCGCCGGGACCGACACCTGGTGA
- a CDS encoding HNH endonuclease signature motif containing protein yields the protein MRSAEQDLPGSGGSGGSGGGGAVARLRAALAAIRAGLDEALATPTTFVEVGELGELIGELETEKARSDALTLGWVRQAEAREVGKATGAATTAVWLRNSLRMGRRDAYAAVALARDLDRTVTLTARALARGEVSFRHAQVIAAAIKDLPRWISLEQRVQGEEYLIDESRRRNPDDVRLLGRHLLLVLAPEEWERRLGEELDAAERAAERRRSLKYLPNGIPGSETMIVKLPVLEMEALRKIIEGLIAADTRAEPDERPLDQKRGDAFAELVARMAEWQASPNRGRGRDCVTVTIGLDQLLQGTGFGAIDDTTPVRPMPCGCQTPDATRQAKRKNRKQSDGKQSDGAQSDGGTDTAGTTGTPNFKPTKNKSGEGTGDTQREAGTRSRVPTPDATRDLRETAGPAGGVDPSKAGTDTTTTGRKGQPDNDNRPPDSAELADSTHPAAVGERIAGRREPRQQPQQNTATGTGLTKAHPEANAEPEERCLGEMDDACADSDRGDDATRPDAANDSNNQLDPHDGCTKCGGGGSARILRLRGEPLSVATIRRMACDANIIPVVLGGNGEILDIGTADRFFTEPQRRALAIRDGSHCHFPGCHVPERRCIAHHMTAWEQFGPTDLANGVLLCKTHHAYVHHKGWQVRMGNHGHPEYTPPEWVDPQQKVRRP from the coding sequence ATGCGTTCGGCAGAGCAGGATCTTCCCGGCAGCGGTGGCAGCGGTGGCAGCGGTGGTGGTGGTGCGGTCGCCCGGTTGAGGGCTGCGCTGGCGGCGATCCGTGCCGGGTTGGACGAGGCCCTGGCGACGCCGACCACGTTCGTGGAGGTGGGTGAGTTGGGGGAGCTGATCGGTGAGCTGGAGACCGAGAAGGCGCGGTCGGACGCGCTCACTCTGGGCTGGGTCCGCCAGGCCGAGGCGCGCGAGGTCGGGAAGGCGACCGGTGCGGCGACCACCGCTGTGTGGCTGCGGAACTCCTTGCGGATGGGCAGGAGGGACGCCTACGCGGCGGTGGCGCTGGCGCGGGACCTGGACCGTACGGTGACGCTTACGGCGCGGGCGTTGGCGCGGGGTGAGGTGTCGTTTCGGCATGCGCAGGTGATCGCCGCCGCGATCAAGGACCTGCCCCGATGGATCAGCCTGGAACAACGGGTGCAGGGTGAGGAGTACCTGATCGACGAATCCCGGCGGCGTAACCCTGACGATGTGCGGCTGCTGGGGCGGCACCTGCTGCTGGTGCTCGCCCCGGAGGAATGGGAACGGCGGCTCGGAGAGGAACTCGACGCCGCCGAACGCGCCGCCGAACGCAGACGCTCCCTGAAATACCTGCCGAACGGGATCCCCGGGTCCGAAACCATGATCGTCAAGCTGCCGGTGCTGGAGATGGAAGCTCTCCGCAAGATCATCGAAGGGCTGATCGCCGCAGATACCCGCGCCGAACCCGACGAACGCCCCCTGGACCAAAAGCGTGGGGACGCGTTCGCCGAACTCGTGGCGAGGATGGCTGAGTGGCAGGCGTCGCCGAACCGTGGCCGTGGACGCGACTGCGTGACCGTCACCATCGGACTCGACCAGCTCCTACAAGGCACCGGGTTCGGCGCCATCGACGACACCACCCCCGTCCGCCCCATGCCCTGCGGCTGCCAAACCCCCGACGCCACACGACAGGCCAAGCGAAAGAACCGGAAACAAAGCGACGGGAAGCAGAGCGACGGCGCGCAGAGCGACGGCGGCACGGATACCGCTGGCACGACGGGCACCCCCAACTTCAAGCCCACCAAGAACAAGTCCGGCGAAGGCACCGGTGACACCCAGCGTGAAGCCGGGACTCGTAGCCGTGTCCCCACCCCGGACGCGACGAGGGACCTTCGCGAGACCGCTGGGCCAGCCGGAGGCGTCGATCCGAGCAAGGCTGGCACCGACACCACGACCACTGGCCGGAAAGGTCAACCAGACAACGACAATCGGCCGCCCGACTCCGCCGAGCTGGCCGACTCAACCCATCCGGCCGCTGTTGGGGAGCGAATAGCCGGACGGCGAGAACCCCGGCAACAGCCACAACAGAACACCGCAACCGGAACGGGCCTGACCAAGGCCCATCCGGAAGCAAACGCCGAACCCGAGGAACGGTGCCTCGGGGAGATGGACGACGCCTGCGCCGACTCCGACCGGGGAGACGATGCGACGAGGCCGGACGCTGCCAACGACTCCAACAACCAACTCGATCCCCACGACGGCTGCACCAAGTGCGGCGGCGGCGGATCGGCCCGCATCCTCCGCCTGCGCGGAGAACCACTCTCCGTCGCCACCATCCGCCGCATGGCCTGCGACGCCAACATCATCCCCGTCGTCCTCGGCGGCAACGGCGAAATCCTCGACATCGGAACGGCAGACCGGTTCTTCACCGAACCACAACGACGAGCCCTCGCCATCCGCGACGGAAGCCACTGCCACTTCCCCGGCTGCCACGTCCCCGAACGCCGCTGCATCGCGCACCACATGACCGCCTGGGAGCAGTTCGGCCCCACCGACCTCGCCAACGGAGTACTGCTGTGCAAAACGCACCACGCCTACGTCCACCACAAAGGCTGGCAAGTGCGCATGGGCAACCACGGCCACCCCGAATACACCCCACCCGAATGGGTGGACCCGCAGCAGAAAGTACGCCGGCCGTGA
- a CDS encoding VOC family protein, translated as MAIARFPSIVIDCPDPGALATFYGKLLDWKVDISEDWAEIRAEYGQCISFQQVEAYTPPAWPAQEVPQQMHLDVIVDDLDSAETAVLGIGATKHDHQPGTTFRVFLDAAGHPFCLCVN; from the coding sequence ATGGCTATCGCACGCTTCCCGAGCATCGTCATCGACTGCCCCGACCCGGGCGCTCTCGCCACCTTCTACGGCAAGCTACTGGACTGGAAGGTCGACATCTCCGAAGACTGGGCCGAGATCCGCGCCGAGTACGGCCAGTGCATCTCCTTCCAGCAGGTCGAGGCCTACACCCCGCCGGCGTGGCCCGCCCAGGAGGTGCCCCAGCAGATGCACCTGGACGTGATCGTCGACGACCTCGACTCCGCCGAGACAGCCGTCCTCGGTATCGGCGCCACCAAGCACGACCACCAGCCCGGAACGACCTTCCGGGTGTTCCTCGACGCGGCCGGGCACCCGTTCTGCCTGTGCGTGAACTGA
- a CDS encoding FGGY-family carbohydrate kinase, with the protein MTDLGGGNAHEPVWLGVDLGTQGVRVVAATATGSVVAKAMAPLRSTRDGVHHEQDPQEWWLAFVRAAGEVGGQVAGRPVEGLSVCSTSGTVLFVEEVPGDPARPVTPALMYDDGRAGEQAARLAADPAPGWSAAGARPQASWGLAKALWLLAEYDVPESARLAHQADVVTARLAGSAVATDWSHALKSGVDLVRTDWPYDVLDRHGLPAKRLPPVVAPGAPIGEVGARAAELTGIPAGTPILAGLTDGCAAQVASGALAPGAWNFVLGTTLVLKGTTTEPVHDPSGAVYSHRSPDGGWWPGGASSAGAGVLAREFPGADLEALDAAAEAFEPAGVLAYPLVGKGERFPVARPDATGFLTGNPSDPAERYAAYLQGVAFVERLCLEHVQRLGASVGPVVTLTGGGARSSYWPRLHADVLDREIVVPEVTDGAFGMAVVAAAPAHGSLAGAAAAMVRERVRHVPRPQAVERFGEAYGRWLDELGSRGWN; encoded by the coding sequence ATGACCGATCTTGGTGGTGGCAACGCGCACGAGCCGGTGTGGCTCGGCGTCGACCTCGGCACCCAGGGCGTTCGGGTGGTGGCCGCGACGGCCACCGGGTCGGTGGTGGCGAAGGCCATGGCACCGCTGCGCAGCACCCGTGATGGCGTCCATCACGAACAGGATCCCCAGGAGTGGTGGTTGGCGTTCGTGCGCGCCGCGGGTGAAGTGGGCGGGCAGGTCGCCGGGCGGCCGGTGGAGGGCCTGTCGGTGTGCAGTACGTCCGGGACGGTGCTGTTCGTCGAGGAGGTGCCCGGCGACCCGGCCCGGCCGGTGACGCCCGCGCTGATGTACGACGACGGACGGGCCGGGGAGCAGGCCGCCCGGCTCGCCGCCGACCCGGCCCCGGGATGGTCGGCGGCGGGCGCGCGTCCGCAGGCGTCGTGGGGGCTGGCGAAGGCGCTGTGGTTGCTGGCGGAGTACGACGTGCCGGAGTCTGCGCGACTGGCCCATCAGGCCGACGTGGTGACCGCACGGCTGGCCGGGTCGGCCGTTGCCACCGACTGGAGCCACGCCCTGAAGAGTGGCGTCGACCTGGTGCGAACCGACTGGCCGTACGACGTGCTCGACCGGCACGGGTTGCCCGCCAAGCGGCTTCCCCCGGTGGTGGCGCCCGGAGCACCGATCGGCGAGGTGGGCGCGCGGGCGGCCGAGCTCACCGGCATCCCCGCCGGAACACCGATCCTCGCCGGCCTCACCGACGGGTGTGCGGCCCAGGTCGCGTCGGGTGCACTTGCCCCGGGCGCGTGGAACTTCGTGCTGGGTACGACGCTGGTCCTCAAGGGCACGACCACCGAGCCGGTGCACGACCCGAGTGGTGCGGTCTATTCCCATCGCAGCCCGGACGGTGGCTGGTGGCCGGGTGGTGCGTCCAGTGCGGGCGCCGGCGTGCTGGCGCGGGAGTTTCCCGGCGCCGACCTCGAGGCGCTGGACGCGGCGGCGGAGGCGTTCGAGCCGGCGGGTGTGCTGGCGTATCCCCTTGTGGGCAAGGGGGAACGCTTCCCGGTCGCCCGCCCGGACGCGACCGGTTTCCTGACCGGCAACCCGTCGGATCCGGCGGAACGCTACGCGGCCTATCTGCAGGGTGTGGCGTTCGTGGAGCGGCTGTGCCTCGAGCACGTGCAGCGTCTGGGCGCTTCGGTCGGTCCGGTGGTGACGCTGACGGGCGGCGGTGCGCGGAGCTCGTACTGGCCGAGGCTGCACGCGGACGTCCTCGACCGGGAGATAGTGGTGCCGGAGGTGACCGACGGTGCGTTCGGGATGGCGGTCGTCGCGGCCGCGCCGGCGCACGGCTCGCTCGCGGGCGCGGCCGCCGCGATGGTCCGCGAACGCGTGCGACATGTGCCGCGCCCGCAGGCGGTCGAACGGTTCGGCGAGGCGTACGGCCGCTGGCTGGACGAACTCGGCTCCCGCGGTTGGAACTAG
- a CDS encoding acyl-CoA mutase large subunit family protein, translating into MRAEDIEAGRRRWQQRYDAAAGRGKPGGPGEGKPGEGGETRDQHDRSRRTTLSGMEVDPVYGPPPDADDPRFERIGWPGEYPFTRGLYPTGYRGRTWTIRQFAGFGNARQTNERYRMILAAGGGGLSVAFDMPTLMGRDSDDPRSLGEVGHCGVAIDSAADMEVLFDRIPLGEVTTSMTISGPAIPIFCMYLVAAERQGVDIATLNGTLQTDIFKEYIAQKEWLFAPQPHLRLIGDLMEFCSKEIPAYKPLSVSGYHIREAGSTAAQELAYTLADGFAYVELGLSRGLDVDVFAPGLSFFFDSHLDFFEEIAKFRAARRIWARWMREVYGAKTDRAAWLRFHTQTAGVSLTAQQPYNNIVRTAVEALAAVLGGTNSLHTNAFDETLALPSEQSAEVALRTQQVLLEETGVANVADPLGGSWYVEALTDRMEAEAEEVFARIRELSDDGTITAGLLRGIDDGYFTGEIAEAAFDYQQALETGEKKIVGVNAHTSTVSGPVEILRVSHEVEAEQCRVLGERRRSRSQAEVDAALRKLAEVARTEQNMVPVILAAARAEATLGEICGVLKDEWGDYREPARF; encoded by the coding sequence ATGCGGGCCGAAGACATCGAGGCGGGCCGGCGCCGGTGGCAGCAGCGTTACGACGCGGCGGCCGGACGGGGCAAGCCGGGCGGGCCCGGCGAGGGCAAGCCGGGCGAGGGTGGCGAAACGCGCGACCAGCACGACCGCTCACGCCGTACGACACTGTCCGGGATGGAGGTGGACCCGGTCTACGGCCCGCCACCGGACGCGGACGATCCCCGGTTCGAGCGGATCGGCTGGCCCGGCGAGTACCCCTTCACCCGCGGCCTGTATCCCACCGGCTACCGCGGCCGCACCTGGACCATCCGGCAGTTCGCAGGCTTCGGCAACGCCAGGCAGACCAACGAGCGCTACCGCATGATCCTCGCCGCGGGCGGTGGGGGACTGTCCGTGGCGTTCGACATGCCGACGCTGATGGGCCGCGACTCCGACGACCCGCGCTCGCTCGGCGAAGTGGGTCACTGCGGCGTGGCGATCGACTCCGCCGCCGACATGGAAGTGCTGTTCGACCGCATTCCGCTGGGCGAGGTCACCACGTCGATGACCATCTCCGGCCCGGCGATTCCGATCTTCTGCATGTACCTCGTCGCGGCCGAGCGCCAGGGCGTGGACATCGCCACCCTCAACGGCACGCTGCAGACCGACATCTTCAAGGAGTACATCGCGCAGAAGGAGTGGCTGTTCGCGCCGCAGCCGCACCTGCGGCTGATCGGCGACCTGATGGAGTTCTGCTCCAAGGAGATCCCGGCGTACAAGCCGCTGTCGGTGTCCGGCTACCACATCCGCGAGGCCGGCTCGACCGCCGCGCAGGAGCTCGCGTACACGCTGGCGGACGGGTTCGCCTACGTCGAACTGGGCCTGTCGCGGGGGCTGGACGTCGACGTCTTCGCTCCCGGTCTGTCGTTCTTCTTCGACAGCCATCTGGACTTCTTCGAGGAGATCGCGAAGTTCCGGGCGGCCCGGCGGATCTGGGCGCGGTGGATGCGGGAGGTGTACGGCGCGAAGACCGACCGCGCGGCCTGGTTGCGTTTCCACACCCAGACCGCGGGCGTCTCGCTCACTGCCCAGCAGCCGTACAACAACATCGTCCGGACGGCGGTGGAGGCACTCGCAGCGGTGCTCGGCGGAACCAACTCCCTGCACACGAACGCGTTCGACGAGACGCTCGCGTTGCCGTCGGAGCAGTCCGCGGAGGTGGCGCTGCGCACCCAGCAGGTCCTGCTGGAGGAGACGGGCGTGGCCAACGTCGCCGACCCGCTGGGCGGTTCGTGGTACGTCGAGGCGCTGACGGATCGGATGGAGGCCGAGGCGGAGGAGGTGTTCGCCCGGATAAGGGAGCTGAGCGACGACGGCACGATCACCGCCGGGCTGCTGCGCGGAATCGACGACGGGTACTTCACCGGGGAGATCGCCGAGGCGGCGTTCGACTACCAGCAGGCGCTGGAAACCGGTGAGAAGAAGATCGTCGGCGTCAACGCGCACACCAGTACGGTCAGTGGCCCGGTGGAGATCCTGCGGGTGAGCCACGAGGTCGAGGCCGAGCAGTGCCGCGTGCTCGGCGAGCGGCGCCGGTCCCGTTCGCAAGCTGAGGTTGACGCCGCGCTGCGGAAGCTGGCGGAGGTCGCCCGCACCGAACAGAACATGGTGCCGGTGATCCTGGCCGCTGCCCGGGCGGAGGCGACGCTGGGCGAGATCTGCGGCGTACTCAAGGACGAGTGGGGCGACTACCGCGAGCCGGCGCGGTTCTGA
- a CDS encoding MarR family winged helix-turn-helix transcriptional regulator — protein MAKRRPLPFDPVQEAARQWAHHFGADAAVEPMRAVTSLMRVQQIVLSRLDEILRRYDLTFARYEALVLLTFTRTGALPLGKMGERLQVHPTSVTSIVRRLERDGLVRRTPHPEDGRGVLAEVTDEGREVVKATTKDLVGMRFGFDALDDESLATVHELLTRVRREAGDFLT, from the coding sequence ATGGCGAAGAGGCGGCCCCTACCGTTCGACCCCGTCCAGGAGGCGGCACGCCAGTGGGCACACCACTTCGGCGCGGACGCGGCTGTCGAGCCGATGCGGGCGGTCACCTCCCTGATGCGGGTGCAGCAGATCGTGCTCTCCCGGCTGGACGAGATCCTGCGGCGCTACGACCTGACCTTCGCGAGGTACGAGGCGCTCGTGTTGTTGACGTTCACCCGTACCGGCGCTCTGCCGCTGGGGAAGATGGGCGAACGGCTCCAGGTGCACCCCACCTCGGTGACCTCGATCGTGCGGCGGCTCGAACGCGACGGACTGGTACGGCGTACGCCTCATCCGGAGGATGGCCGCGGCGTGCTGGCCGAGGTGACCGACGAGGGGCGCGAGGTGGTCAAGGCGACCACCAAGGACCTGGTAGGGATGAGGTTCGGATTCGACGCGCTCGACGACGAGAGCCTGGCCACGGTGCACGAACTGCTCACGCGGGTGCGCCGCGAGGCCGGCGACTTCCTCACCTGA